In Vicia villosa cultivar HV-30 ecotype Madison, WI linkage group LG7, Vvil1.0, whole genome shotgun sequence, the DNA window TAGACGTTTGGGCATGTCAAGAGGCGGTTCGGTTTCTCAACAAATTGAAGCAATTAGATTGAAGGAAATTCAAGATAAAAGGAACAATGGTTTGAAGGATGCTTCTCTACTTGGTTCTCAATGATTATTGTTTCTTTCAATTTACGTGGGTGTGATGGGAGGGCCAAATGGAAATGTTTGCAAAATACGTTAAAGGTGGCTAATGCCGATGTGTGTTTTGTTCAAGAAACAAAATTGCATAATCTTGATTCGTTTGGGTTGGAGTCTTTATGGATGGGTGAATTGGTGGGGTGGAGTGCTAAGTGGGCGGTGGGGAGGTCGGGTGGGCTTCTTATTTTCTGGAAATTAAGTCTTTGTGATCTTATTTCAAGCTTCGTGGGGGAGGGTTTTGTGGGTGTTCATGTCATTTTTGATCTTGTATGATTGATAAAAAGAGAGTTTTTTGGTCCAATATTTGTCGTGTGAAGGAATCGTTTTCGGATGGTTATTGGTGTGTGGGGGGTGATTTCAACGCTATTCATTGTGCGGAAGAGAGAAAAGGAAGGTCGAATTCCTTTAATCTAAGGGGAGCGGATGAATTTCATTCTTTCTTGACAAGGATGGATTTAGTTGATATTCCTCTCATGGGAAATAAATTTACTTGGTTCAATCTTGATGGGAGTGCTTGTAGTAGGTTGGATCGTTTTTTGATTTCGGATTCCCTTCTTGATTTGTGGAAAGTAAAAGGTATTATGGTAGGTGAGAGGTCGTTGTCGGATCATTGTCTGAGTTGGTTGGCGGGTAATTTTGTGGATTGGGGGCCAAAACCTTTTAAGATGTTCAAGTGTTGGTTCGATCATGAGGAGTTTCTTCCCTTTGTGGAGAAGGAGTGGAAAGCCATGGACATCCGTGGAAAATATGGGTTCATTCTTAAGGAGAAACTCCGTATTCTTAAATCTAAGTTGAAATCTTGGATTAGGGAGGTGTTTGGTGTGCTCGATTTAAATGTGGATAAAGCGGTTAGTACTCTTAATGATCTCGATTTGTTTGTGGCTAATGCGGGGAGGGGAGATTTTTGGAGTGACACTTTGTCGTCTAATAGAGTGAAGGCTTCTAAGGATGTGTGGGAGGCGATGTTAAGAAGGGAAAGTATGTTATGTCAAAATTCTAGATGTCGGTGGATTCAACAAAGGGATGCTAATTCTAAATACTTTCATTCTTTTATGCGTGGAAGATTTAGGAGGAATAATATTGTGAGTCTTAATTCGGATggtggccttttagaggatgtcGATGTGATCAAAGATGAGGTGTTTGACCATTTTAAACATCGGTTTTCGGAGCCCTGCATGGGTAGGCCTGTGTTGGATGGAGTTGGTTTTAATGCTTTGTCGATGGAGGAAAGTAAGATTCTTGAGGAGCTGTTTTCCATGGAGGAAATAAAGAACATCATTTGGCTTAGTGATTGTGAGaaaagtccgggtccggatggttTTCCGTCGGGGTTCTTTAAGAAGACTTGGAGCTTTGTCAATAAGGAGTTGTTTTACTTTGTTCACGAGTTTTATAGACGGGGTTCTCTTCCTAGAGCGGCTACGGCTTCATTTTTGGCGCTTATTCCTAAAGTGGATTATCCTCAAAGAATTGATGAGTTTAGACCGATTTGTTTGGTCGGTTGTTTGTATCGGTAAATTTCAAAGTTGTTGGCAGCTAGATTGAAGGTTGTGATGGGGAAGTTGATCTCTAAGTCTCAATCGGCGTTCATTGAAGGAAGGCATATGTTTGATGGGGTTCTAGTGCTCAATGAGGTGATGGATTTTGCTAAGAGGAGTAAGAAAAAGTGTTTTGTGTTGAAGGTGGATTTTCAAAAGGCATATGATTATGTGTCTTGGGGGTTTCTAAGATATGTTTTGAAGCGCATGGGTTTTGGTCCTAGGTGGTTATCTTGGATGGAAGGTATGGTCTTTTCTAgttctatttctattttgattaatGGTTCGCCTACGAGGGAATTTGAGGCTTCTAGAGGATTACGTCAAGGGGATCCTCTTTCCCCGTTCCTTTTTCTGTTGGTGGCAGAAGGTTTAGCAGGTATGATGCGTAATGCGGTGGTCGAAGGTAGTTTCAAAGGTTTTCAGGTTTCTTCTGATATATCCTTTGAGATGTTGCAGTTTGTGGACGATATTGTTCTTATTTGAGATGGTTCTAAGGAAAATTTATGGTATGTCAAGGCTTTGTTACGTGGGTTTGAGTTGGTATCGGGGTTGTGCATTAGTCTGAATAAAAGTAAGCTTTTTGGTGTGCATTTGGAGGAGCAGGTTCTTGAAGCGGCTTCTTTATTTTTGGGGTGTCAAGTGGGGAAGTTTCCTTTTGTGTTCTTAGGCATTCCAGTTGGCGGTAACCATCGAAGGAAGGATTTGTGGTCTTGTTTAATTTCTAAGCTTAAAAAGAGGTTGAGTGGTTGGAATGGCAAGcacctttcgtttggaggtaaagTTACTTTACTTAATTCGGTTCTTAATAGTATCCCTATTTTTATGCTATCTTTCTTTAAAGCTCCGAGGAATGTTTTGGATGAGATTGTAAAAATTCAAATGGACTTTTTATGGGGAAGAAGTGAAGGATGCCGGAAGGTGTGTTGGGTTAGTTGGGAGAAGATTTGTCGTCCGTGTAAAAAGGGGGCGGGTTGGGAGTGAAGAATATTGAGATTTTCAATCTTGCCTTGATGAGTAAATGGGGTTGGCGTTTTTTGTCTGATAGGGTGGCGGTTTGGAGCAAATTTATGGAGTTTAGGTATGGTGTGGGGATGGAGGATCTTTGTGGGGTGATGCCAGATAGAATGTTATTGAAATCTTTGTTGTGGTGGAGGGACGTCTGTAATGTTTACGGGTTTGAAGTTAACGATATGCCGTGGTTTTCTAATTGCATTTCAAGGAGACTTGGGGATGGTGAAGGAACTCGCTTTTGGGAATAAGCTTGGTTGGGGCCTACGCCTTTTAAGGTGCTTTTTCCTCATCTCTTTAGTTTTTATTCTATGTCTAATATTAGTTCCTCCgctatctctttttcttcttcctcttcttcttgtgTTGCTAATATGGGCGGTTGGGTGGATAATGTTTGGAAGTGGGATCTGGGTTTTTGGAGGAGGTTTTGGAGGGGGAGGTAGCTTGTGATTGGAGTAATTTGATGAACCTTTTGGAAGGGGTGGCGCCAAATCCGGGGGTGAAAGATAAGTGGATTTGGTGGAGGCATGTCGATGGTTTTTAGTTTAAAAATTGTTTTCGGTGGATTTATTCGTTAAGGACTTTGGAAGTTGTTTTGAATAATGGGAGCAAAGTAGAGTTAAAAAGATTATGGGAAGCTAGAGTTCCTAGTAAAGTGCAAGTTTTCGGGTGGAGTTTGTTGTTTAATTCTTTACCTACTCGTCGGGCTCTTTGTTTACGTGGTATGGAAAGAATTCTTAGTGATACTTTATGTCCTCTGTGTGGTTTGGAGGAGGAATCGTGTAGGAtagttttattttctcttttgtcgttgttgttgttcttatCCGTTTCCTATTGTATTGGGTTGCACCCCTTGTGCGTTTAATACAAGTGCTTATCGAAGAAAAAAACAATCAATTACATATTAAATATATCAGGAACACATGGGTTCCATACTTGTACACATACATTTATTCATAAATTGCTAATATTGAACCAAATAATATATTGGAAACTTCAAATAGACAATGAAACTATATTGTCTAAACACGGGTTACAGAGGTTTGACTTTGAGTTGCTATCATGCAGGTTTGACTTTGAGTTGCTCTCATGCATTTGTAACAAGAGATTATtctcttttttataataataCGGTCCCCaaagaaataaaacataaaacccgccaataaaaaaattgaatacataGGGATGCTGAGAATAATAGTGTTGGTATGAGTAGGAGATATTGCTGGCATAGCAATTAGATAGCAAAGAGTAAAAAAAGTGACCGGAGCTAACACAAGGGGCCTTAGTACTCCCCCTGGGGTCATAATTACTATTGCTATAAttgataaagaaaaggaaagcatATTCGCTAATGAAAAACCCATGAAACTAGTTTTTGACAAGATCGATTTCCCAACATTTCCTCGGGTAGAATAATACATATCTGCAGACTTGATTTTCATATTGTGGTCATCAGTTGCACTTACCTGGAAAACTCCACCTGGAGGACTCAATGCTGATTCATAGGTTATAGTTGCAACAAGAGTTGCAATTATCAACCAAGTGTTACGCTGCTCCTCTGTTATATCACTTCTAATTCTACTTATCCAAGTTATGGCATCAAGAATGCCGACCTTAGTCATTATTGAGAGACGTCTTTTTTTAGCACTTGTTAATATTTTCTTCATCTCTGGAGTACTTGCTAAATCAATTGCTTTTTTCTTCTCGGAGTTCATTCCATCCAAGCTCATCCAAGTGTTTGCCAGATATTCAAGAGACTGTGCTACCaagtaattataaatgaataatacaaCTTGTTAGAGATAGTTCATGTTACAACTACTTCTCCATCCCATATTAATTatcacatatatattttttacaaatattttaaaagttaGCGACACTTTGTTTTTTAAATGTAACATTCTTTGTTTTAAATTGCACTCTTCATACCCAGTTCCAACTTCCAACCACACTATTGCTAATGTGGTGTCCTCCACCATGAATCAAACTGCAGTTACAGTGTATTTTAAAAACAAGTggacaattttataaaaaattgctcAAACAATTTTAAACCTGCATTGTActaatttttaaaaaacatattaaaaaatatagtatgaataaaaaaaagtattataattaaaataatagaatttttataataaatagtataaaaatttttatttaataattaaaaaacatactcaaataatatattttagtctcATTATAAAAGGATTTTTTAACCCGTTACATATATGAAGGAGACATGTGAATTTAATCAAGAGAATACCTTTGGTTCACTACTAAGGGCTGAAATGTGCAAAGCAGTGTTGCCGTTGTAGTCTTTCAGGTTCAGTATTTCCCATTTCAGCTTTTTAGCACctcttccacaattttcttggAGCCacgtaagaagaaattcaagggCCTTATATTGTTTCATCCTGGCAGCAATATGCAATGCAGATTCACCTTTCACAGTTACATCTTTAATGGAATCCGGACAAACAGTGAGGAATTTAGCTACAAGTTCAACCTCCCCCATTTTACCTGCTAAATGAAGTGGAGTCAAGCCTTCTCTTCCTTTAACTCTAACAAGATCTTTATTGATGCCAACCAAGTAAGACACCATCAGTATTTGGCGGTTATCCATAGGAAGAGGAGTGGGGCTTTCCCTATATTGGCGGAGCATAGCATAATGGATGGGACTAAATCCTTGATTATTTAGCTTCGTAGCAAATGAAGGTTTCAAATTCATAATTTCAATGGCATACTCGAGTTGACCCATCACGGCAGCGATATGCAAAGGAGTTTGTACAAATTGGCGTGTAGGATTACGTCACTTGGTCAAGGTTTTCCGTGGTCATGTTTGATACTATAAGTTTTGAGTGAAGTGTGAAAGATATGGGGTTCTATGCAAATATGGTTAATAAATTTAACATGTGTGGTATTTAATAGATTTGATTTCAATATTCTTTACTTGGTTCACATGCCATGTTGTCTGCAAAAATGAATAACCAATACTTCTGCCCTAGCTAAAGTATATTTTTATATGTGTTGGTAACccatatgtaaaagaaaagtatTATTAAAATAAAGAGATTCTAAAATACTACGGGTTTCTTTCATTTATTAGTGATTTAGGTAACCCATATATAAAAGAAaagtattattaaaataaacagaTTCTAAAATACTATGGGTTTCTTTTCTTTATTAGTGATTTAGGTAAcccatatataaaagaaaaatattattaaaataaacagaTTCTAAAATACTACGGGTTTCTTTCCTTTATTAGTgatttgatatattaaagaaGAAATGGGCGTTGCAGCTCAATTTACCTTCTTTTCTTTAAACGTGAGGGAGAGAGAGGTTTTTGAGAAATTAATTTAAAGTAGCTTGAAGTGAAAACTGTGAATAAGTTGCACTTCACGTTGTTGGACGTGAAAAATAACTATTAACATGCACGATAAATAAACGTCCAAAATAGCCTATAAATTGTTTGCTCTCTGTACACAGAAAATCAAACAAATTACAGCTACATCGTATAGTATATAACATGTGCATGGCTTGATGTGTGTGTCAtgaaaagtaaaaataattattaaacattttaataaaacaaaaccGTATAGAAATACGGTGTAAGTGTCATTTATAGTGTAAACATATCATTTCTGATAAATTGTATACTTAGTTGATCTTTGAAAAAGTGACTTATATTGATAGGATGCTAAATTTAGAACCCTAAAAAAACTACTAAAAGTTGTAAATCCTACACTAGAGGAGATAAACTAATTAAAAAGATAAACTTCATTGATTGCTTTTTATACTttaaatgtgtcaaagacactacattatatagTACTTTTAAGGGATGATAAACCTAAAAGCCCAACAACTATTAAAAGTCCAAATATAACTATATtccaataataatactaataactaATATTATAAACTAGAACTATATTATACCGCTCTATCATTACTGCCGGATTTACTTATACCTTGTCCTCAAGGTACAGAAAAAAATTTTagagattattttaatataagtggGACAACTTCATAATAGCGGTAGCAGGAAACTCAATACTAAAACAACATGGGGACAACTTCATGATAGTATCTTAACTTGCAGTTTTACTCTGAGTTCCTATTCTTTAACTGCATATAAACTTACTCCATTTGGTTATGAATGGGGCACATTACTAAGGAACTAGAAGTAACCCACACTGTTACCTTCCAACTCATTAGGAGAAAGTAACCGTGTGGGTTACTTCTACTAAGGAATTAGAAGTAACCCACACGGCTACCCTCCAATTATGAGTGAGGCTATATTTGAGCTTAATATTGTTGGTTGCTTCCATCTCAACCAAAGAGATGATGCAAAAGTCCAAAAAATACCAACATTTTCTTTAGATTGGTCAATTGAAGACAACATTGCACCAATTATTTCAACACATTGAACATGAAGTCTTTTATGAAAATAACCCCTTGGATCCCATTGTTTGTAGTGCATACCTCCTTCTAATATCACCTTCTGAGTAGGAAACCCAAGATATGTAATACGGCTGCGTGATATCAATTTAAAAGTAACAATGAAAAATTCTCCAAGTTCCTTGGCTGCACCATGATAAAAGTCATATAAATAGTGTAAAATATGGACACAATTTTGTTTAGGTTATAACAATTGTAGCTTCTTCCACATAATTGCATCACTAGCAGTAGAGGTGAACATCACAACACATGAAATATCACTATCTATCTCGTGGCCTTTGGGGTGGAGAATccataaataaaagtaaaaagtACACACTTTTTCAATAGTTGATAACCAAGAAACACAATAAGTATAAATCTTGTAAGCAACATAAGTTTCCTGGGATATATAAAAGTGCTCCCTGTCctcacaaaataaacaaaaattccAAGAAGCATCACCAACATCACTCACAATAAACAACTTACCAAGAATAGTTAGGAAAAGATAAGGTGCCAACAAAATTTCCTTTGATTATGGATCCATGTATTTATGCTTAATGTGATAACATCCTCTCTAGGAGGATAGAGGAAATTGACAGCCATCTTTAGCATTGTATCAAACaccttgttagacgctggccttaggatctagagggggggtgaatagatcttgcacagttttgcggaattaattgaactttaagtggaagtgattctgaatcgactcgcgtctattccaaaccactattgaaacgattgtatatgtgttaaaaccactaaccagcttgagataaacgataagagaatacactatagaatcaatacgtcgctctattgaaaatcaattaacttcttatatgatgaacgacgtttgcaatgcagtaatagtgaaagaagcaaaaacacaaacacttggtgataatgatcaaattgatggtgattcaatgtgtgatggattgtgatgtttatataagttcttaattcacaatcttaacactcgaatcgttgatcaatttgctattataaccaaatatgaacagaacgtaaatgaaaaggtaaaagcgacaagaacacgatatttgtttaggcagttcgtagatcgtcctcgctacgactacgtctgcccccaattccaaactgaaattgggaaatctttcattaatgttgaaagcagtttatacaaagaagataacaaagcgataaaccataaaccaattatgtcgatcctttgaatcttcttcccccttaatcttgagtcagatcaaggtgatccaagagcttcacttgatcccttttctgcagtgtcttgaattgccttgaacccttgttcttcaatcttcacactcagatggatcctcgatgaaacctcttgataaaaacccccaagaaacacctatcttggaggacaaaaccctcggattttattcaccaaaaaccccacaaatcttcacccactaggaatcttcaattccgttccatggacgttatcgaactcgatcactaaccctcaacgcaagaatgattatgtgtaattgtgttggagatgacgaagaacgaagatgagaagcctttgtgtatctttcagtcgttggtgttgttttcaataattgaaccttggacaatatatgtGAGAGCTTTTccgttgatgcagagaaaaccagaaattttgacagttttgatcagataggtcgacctaatttagggctgggtcgacctaacagagctgcatatcctttggaagtcagttttgatcagataggtcgacctaatttagggctgggtcgacctaacagagctgcatatcttttggatgtcatttgttcccagttaggtcgacctgtcaaagaagtaggtcgaccagaatccacttcagatgcgttttggggaaattttgtcagattaggtcgacctagttgttgtgtaggtcgacctagcagactgatatgtaaatttcttcattttaggtcgacctgtgctgggagtaggtcgacctaactgctgattttctgagttcctcttattttgcttgtgttgagtcgacctgtgtgcatagtaggtcgacctgctctgttatgagagaccaaagcttgcttttctttgagttctactgcttgtaccttgttgcttgaatgcttgttgagtttgccatgaatcaataacatctttgtgagtgtgatcttgtattcacatactccccctttttgatgatggcaaaccggtagtagaagcattggcaataagtggtaaaagctcccccgtagctcccccgtacactcagcatctatttactcagctgagctcccccgtacactcagcatctatctccccctttgacaacatcaaaagagatacaagaaaaacagaagagaagagtaacgagagaaacatagataaaatgctagcattcatagtatagtagataaaaggtagatagtgatagcatgagagccaaatatgttttaaaggtgtattaaagatgagacacctatatgagcaagagagatatatgtatgaagtcactataagcatgttaattgatagcatattatagtatcaataatatttttggaagtgaacaacaattacgttaccgctttctcaatatgtaggtgtcaactttagtggcagcctttagtcaatgtggaatgacgcctggcttgatgatgaactacctttacgctaagagaaatgttagcagaaaaatatatatataaagtaaaggaataatattaagagagaacaaatgtaattagcccaaattagagatatcgagtatccctaattccctacgaatgttgaagtattgctccgttgctagaggtttggtgaagatgtcggctagttgcttcttgctttctacatgttcaaatgtaacgtctcctttctctacatgatctcgtagaaagtgatgtcttatttcaatatgcttggtacgtgagtgtaagacaggatttttactcaagtttatggcacttgtgttgtcgcacatgataggtatgcgatcaagcttaataccaaagtcaagaagttgttgcttgagccataatatttgtgcacagcagcttccagcagctacatattctgcctcagcagtagataatgcaaccgatacttgtttcttgctatgccaacttatcaatgaatttgagaatagatgacatgttccactggtgctttttctgtcggatttgcagccagtaaaatctgaatcggagaatcctaccaaatggcactcatttccctttggataccataggccatatgtagtagttccacgtaagtatcgcagaattattttgacagcttttaagtgagattcttttggacaagattgatatcttgcacacatacacacactaaatataatgtctggtcttgaggcagtaagatacaatagtgaacctatcatacctcggtataatttcacgtcaacctctttacctttctcatctttgtctagattagtatttgttgccatagatgtgtcaatttccttcgcttcactcattccaaatctttt includes these proteins:
- the LOC131618956 gene encoding ankyrin repeat-containing protein BDA1-like produces the protein NPTRQFVQTPLHIAAVMGQLEYAIEIMNLKPSFATKLNNQGFSPIHYAMLRQYRESPTPLPMDNRQILMVSYLVGINKDLVRVKGREGLTPLHLAGKMGEVELVAKFLTVCPDSIKDVTVKGESALHIAARMKQYKALEFLLTWLQENCGRGAKKLKWEILNLKDYNGNTALHISALSSEPKSLEYLANTWMSLDGMNSEKKKAIDLASTPEMKKILTSAKKRRLSIMTKVGILDAITWISRIRSDITEEQRNTWLIIATLVATITYESALSPPGGVFQVSATDDHNMKIKSADMYYSTRGNVGKSILSKTSFMGFSLANMLSFSLSIIAIVIMTPGGVLRPLVLAPVTFFTLCYLIAMPAISPTHTNTIILSIPMYSIFLLAGFMFYFFGDRIIIKKRIISCYKCMRATQSQTCMIATQSQTSVTRV